In Rosa chinensis cultivar Old Blush unplaced genomic scaffold, RchiOBHm-V2 RchiOBHmChr0c16, whole genome shotgun sequence, one DNA window encodes the following:
- the LOC112181258 gene encoding MDIS1-interacting receptor like kinase 2: MPYNFPKLKQLHLAQNNFNGTIPEDIGFISGLQRVDLFNNSLESKIPSSVGQLRELQHLDLGENSLNSSIPSDLGLCTNLSYLALAVNKLSGELPLSLSNLKSLVELGLSGNVFTGLILPSLVSNWTEMISLQLQNNRLSGNLPAELGLSKRLHILNLHSNNFSGSIPSDIGNLQVLTKLDLSSNKLDGELPNTISLLTTLQFFSVSSNNLTGTIPSDFGRHIPNLTTVRLPRNKFSGELQQELCSGFALETFVVNHNNFTGTLPEWLRNCSALSRVRLDENQFTGNITNAFGVHPSLELIYRRQNKFFGELSPRWGECKNITDMQMDGNRISVQIPPELGQLRQLQKLNLGSNEFSGEFPVAIGNLSLLFNLSLSRNYLTGAISRFLGKLTRLEYLDLSDNNFTGVLPVEPRTFERLTSLNISHNKLSGGIPEEIGNLHLQYLLDLSSNTFSGSLPLNLAKLIMLEILNVSHNQLSGNIPSTFSRMVSLVDIDFSYNSLTGPIPTGGIFQKKLPDNAFVGNGGLCGETEGLTPCTSDPKKSNKKILLGVLVPICGLLMIVTIISVTLNFCKRSKLGESDHPELAESFDSTIKRREEKFTFSEIITATENFDEKYLIGRGGFGSVYMAVLGRGKVVAVKMMNMSVDSSDNILELIRQSFANEIRSLTEVRHRNVIKLYGSCSWMGCSYLAYEYAERGSLKRVLYGVEGESEILGWDTRVKIVQDVAHAISHLHNDCSELIVHRDITLNNILLQRDFVPWLSDFGTARLLISDSSNWTAVAVSYGYMAPELAFTMRVRDKCDVYSFGVVALEIMMGSHPGELLASQSENRGFLLKDLLDQRLGSPSSGLAEGVVSIVKLALACTSTDPGSRPTMQFVAKEFSSVRIQNCLSEPLDMITINKLAGFETRSD, translated from the exons ATGCCATATAACTTTCCCAAGCTTAAACAACTTCATTTGGCACAAAACAACTTCAATGGTACAATTCCTGAAGATATTGGCTTCATATCTGGTCTGCAACGGGTTGACCTGTTTAACAATTCCCTTGAAAGCAAAATCCCATCCTCTGTAGGCCAACTCAGGGAGCTTCAGCACCTTGACCTTGGTGAGAATTCCTTGAACTCTTCAATCCCTTCTGACCTTGGTCTTTGTACAAACCTCTCTTATTTGGCCTTGGCTGTGAATAAACTCAGTGGGGAACTGCCTCTATCCTTGTCCAATCTCAAAAGCTTGGTGGAGTTGGGATTATCTGGTAATGTATTTACTGGGCTAATCTTGCCTTCTCTGGTCTCCAATTGGACTGAAATGATCTCTTTGCAACTCCAAAACAATAGACTCAGTGGGAACCTTCCAGCAGAACTTGGCCTGTCGAAAAGACTTCATATCCTCAATCTGCACAGCAATAACTTCTCTGGATCAATTCCCTCAGACATAGGAAACTTGCAAGTTTTGACAAAATTGGATCTCTCTAGCAACAAACTTGATGGGGAATTGCCAAACACCATTTCTCTCCTCACTACCCTCCAATTCTTTTCTGTGTCCAGTAATAATTTAACGGGAACCATTCCCAGTGATTTTGGCAGACACATTCCTAACTTGACTACTGTTAGACTTCCAAGGAACAAATTCTCTGGAGAATTACAGCAAGAACTGTGTAGTGGATTTGCTCTGGAAACTTTTGTAGtgaatcataacaatttcacaGGAACATTGCCTGAGTGGTTGAGAAATTGTTCAGCTTTGTCTAGGGTCCGGCTTGATGAAAACCAATTCACCGGAAACATTACCAATGCATTTGGTGTCCATCCCAGTCTTGAATTAATTTATCGTAGGCAGAACAAATTTTTTGGTGAACTCTCACCACGATGGGGAGAATGCAAAAACATCACGGATATGCAAATGGACGGAAATAGAATTTCTGTTCAAATCCCACCTGAGCTTGGGCAGTTAAGACAATTGCAGAAGCTAAACCTAGGCTCCAATGAATTCAGTGGGGAATTTCCAGTTGCCATTGGGAATCTAAGCTTGTTGTTCAATCTCAGTCTCAGCAGGAACTACTTGACAGGAGCTATTTCTCGGTTTCTTGGCAAATTGACAAGGCTTGAGTATCTTGATTTGTCTGATAATAATTTTACAGGGGTATTACCAGTCGAACCTAGAACGTTTGAGAGGTTAACAAGCTTGAACATAAGCCACAACAAATTATCAGGTGGAATACCAGAGGAGATTGGTAATCTACACCTGCAGTACTTGTTGGACCTAAGCAGCAATACATTCTCGGGATCACTACCATTAAACCTTGCCAAGCTTATAATGCTGGAGATTCTTAATGTCTCGCATAACCAACTCTCCGGGAATATCCCATCAACATTTTCCAGAATGGTTAGTCTTGTCGACATTGATTTTTCTTACAACAGCTTGACAGGTCCAATCCCAACAGGCGGCATTTTCCAAAAGAAACTTCCGGATAATGCTTTTGTTGGAAATGGTGGTTTGTGTGGAGAAACAGAGGGACTAACTCCATGCACTTCAGATCCCAAAAAGTCCAATAAGAAAATTCTTCTTGGTGTCCTTGTTCCCATTTGTGGTCTATTAATGATTGTGACCATAATTTCTGTGACCCTTAATTTCTGCAAGAGATCAAAGCTAGGGGAAAGCGATCATCCTGAGCTGGCTGAAAGTTTTGATTCAACaataaagagaagagaagaaaaatttacATTTTCTGAAATCATCACCGCCACTGAGAACTTTGATGAAAAGTACCTCATTGGAAGAGGAGGATTTGGTAGTGTCTACATGGCTGTGTTGGGCAGAGGCAAAGTCGTGGCAGTTAAGATGATGAATATGTCAGTAGATTCTAGTGACAACATTCTAGAATTGATTCGCCAGAGTTTCGCGAATGAGATAAGATCTTTGACAGAAGTGAGGCACAGAAATGTAATAAAACTTTATGGGTCCTGTTCCTGGATGGGGTGCTCGTACTTGGCGTATGAATATGCAGAGAGAGGTAGTTTGAAAAGGGTATTGTATGGGGTGGAGGGTGAATCAGAGATACTTGGCTGGGACACCCGGGTGAAAATTGTGCAAGATGTAGCACATGCAATTTCTCACTTGCACAATGACTGCTCCGAGCTCATTGTTCACCGGGACATAACTCTGAACAACATATTACTACAGCGGGATTTCGTGCCATGGCTATCAGACTTTGGCACAGCAAGACTGTTGATCTCGGATTCCTCAAACTGGACTGCTGTAGCGGTGTCTTATGGCTACATGGCTCCAG AGCTCGCATTCACAATGCGAGTGAGAGATAAGTGTGATGTATACAGCTTTGGGGTGGTGGCATTAGAAATCATGATGGGAAGTCATCCAGGGGAACTACTGGCTTCTCAATCAGAAAACAGAGGATTTCTTTTGAAGGATTTGCTAGACCAACGACTAGGGTCTCCATCAAGTGGGTTAGCAGAGGGAGTGGTTTCCATTGTAAAATTGGCCTTGGCCTGCACCAGCACTGATCCAGGTTCACGGCCCACAATGCAGTTTGTGGCAAAAGAATTCTCATCAGTCAGGATCCAGAATTGCCTCTCCGAGCCGTTAGACATGATAACTATTAACAAGTTGGCAGGTTTTGAAACTAGAAGTGACTGA